From one Bacillus sp. FJAT-42376 genomic stretch:
- a CDS encoding YtzC family protein — protein sequence MATRQSVEEYMQKSVDAYNYAKQQFESGAKQNHYHDIEYTEAQTMLENAVNDLNKLTLSCDDQQKEQLYRMRLQLQELQNEMILQKH from the coding sequence ATGGCAACCCGTCAATCAGTAGAAGAATATATGCAAAAATCCGTCGATGCGTACAATTATGCCAAACAGCAATTTGAGAGCGGCGCTAAGCAAAATCATTATCATGATATTGAATACACCGAAGCTCAAACCATGCTTGAAAATGCTGTAAACGATCTAAATAAACTAACATTAAGCTGTGATGATCAGCAAAAAGAACAGCTATACCGAATGAGACTCCAGCTTCAGGAGCTTCAAAACGAAATGATCCTGCAAAAACATTAA
- a CDS encoding TIGR01212 family radical SAM protein (This family includes YhcC from E. coli K-12, an uncharacterized radical SAM protein.) yields the protein MIQSNPFPYASDTKRYHTWNYHLKNTFGHKVFKVALDGGFDCPNRDGTVAFGGCTFCSAAGSGDFAGNRADDLTTQFHEVKSKMHQKWKDGKYMAYFQAYTNTHAPLEVLKEKFETVLGFENVVGLSIATRPDCLPDDVVEYLAELNQRTYLWVELGLQTVHERTALLINRAHDYPAYVEGVSKLRKHGIRVCTHIINGLPLEDKDMMMETALEVAKLDVQGIKIHLLHLLKGTPMVKQFEKGMLEFLSFDDYVQLVCDQLEVIPPEMIVHRITGDGPIDLMIGPMWSVNKWSVLNAIDAEMERRGSYQGRLFHEKGAAAK from the coding sequence TTGATTCAGTCCAACCCTTTTCCATATGCAAGTGATACAAAGCGGTATCACACCTGGAATTACCATTTGAAAAACACATTTGGCCATAAAGTATTTAAAGTTGCGCTTGATGGCGGATTTGATTGCCCGAACCGTGATGGGACGGTTGCTTTTGGCGGCTGTACGTTTTGCAGTGCCGCAGGTTCAGGGGACTTTGCCGGCAATCGGGCGGATGACCTCACGACTCAATTTCATGAAGTGAAATCAAAAATGCATCAAAAATGGAAAGACGGAAAGTATATGGCTTATTTTCAGGCTTACACCAATACCCATGCCCCGCTCGAGGTATTAAAGGAAAAGTTCGAAACCGTTCTCGGCTTTGAGAATGTTGTGGGACTATCCATCGCCACCAGACCTGATTGTCTTCCGGACGATGTGGTGGAGTATTTGGCGGAGCTCAATCAGCGCACTTACCTTTGGGTGGAGCTTGGCCTGCAGACCGTTCATGAACGCACGGCTCTCCTGATTAACCGGGCTCATGATTATCCTGCCTATGTGGAGGGAGTTAGTAAGCTGAGGAAGCATGGCATCCGGGTTTGCACCCATATTATTAACGGTCTTCCGCTCGAAGACAAAGATATGATGATGGAAACAGCCCTCGAGGTGGCGAAACTTGATGTTCAGGGAATTAAAATCCATCTTCTGCACCTTTTGAAAGGGACGCCGATGGTGAAACAGTTTGAGAAAGGAATGCTTGAATTTTTATCCTTTGATGATTATGTTCAGCTCGTCTGTGATCAGCTTGAAGTCATTCCCCCGGAAATGATTGTCCACCGGATTACCGGTGACGGGCCGATTGATTTAATGATCGGGCCGATGTGGAGTGTGAACAAGTGGTCGGTCTTAAACGCCATTGATGCAGAAATGGAACGGCGCGGCAGCTATCAGGGCCGACTGTTTCATGAAAAAGGAGCGGCTGCGAAATGA
- a CDS encoding class I SAM-dependent methyltransferase, translating into MILTRILPFCRNLLSEAVQPGSIAVDATAGNGHDSVFLAALTGEEGHVFSFDIQQEAIDATRRNLEDKGLSNRVTLFHKGHEFAEELIPDEYHGNISGAVFNLGYLPGGNKEIVTSPEGTIESIRQLFRMLKPEGIIVLVIYHGHPEGKLEKQSVLEFLQSLPQEEAHVMQYQFINQKNNPPFICAIEKR; encoded by the coding sequence ATGATACTGACCAGAATCCTTCCTTTTTGCCGGAATTTATTATCAGAGGCCGTTCAGCCTGGCAGCATCGCGGTTGACGCGACAGCGGGAAACGGGCATGACTCGGTTTTCCTTGCAGCGCTTACGGGTGAAGAAGGGCATGTTTTCAGCTTTGACATTCAGCAAGAAGCGATTGACGCAACGAGGAGAAACCTCGAGGATAAAGGGTTAAGCAACAGGGTGACGCTTTTTCATAAAGGCCATGAGTTCGCAGAGGAGCTGATTCCTGATGAATATCACGGGAACATTTCAGGAGCGGTCTTTAATCTTGGCTATTTGCCTGGCGGGAATAAAGAAATCGTGACTTCCCCTGAAGGGACGATCGAGAGCATCAGGCAATTATTCCGGATGCTGAAGCCGGAAGGAATCATCGTTCTTGTTATTTACCATGGACATCCTGAAGGGAAATTGGAGAAACAGTCCGTCTTGGAATTTTTGCAAAGCCTTCCTCAGGAAGAGGCCCATGTGATGCAATATCAGTTCATCAATCAGAAAAACAATCCGCCTTTCATTTGTGCCATTGAAAAGCGTTAA
- a CDS encoding amino acid ABC transporter substrate-binding protein gives MKKIFSILFIAAALFALAACGSKKEESAGDLYDQIKDKGEVTIGTEGTYAPFTFHDKSGKLTGFDVEIAEEVFKRLDIKPKFVETKWDGMIAGLDSKRYDMVANEVAIRPERLEKYDMSEPYIVSKAVLIVKEDNNEIKSLKDLKGKKVGQSLDSNYRKIAEENGATNTVVEGFNQSIDLIAAGRIDATINDSLSYLDLKKQRPELPIKKVYEEQEATENAFLFRKDSGKLKEEVDKALAEMKKDGTYLKISEKWFGTDVSK, from the coding sequence ATGAAAAAAATCTTTTCCATTCTTTTCATAGCAGCTGCTTTATTTGCATTAGCTGCATGCGGATCTAAAAAAGAAGAGAGCGCTGGCGATCTTTATGATCAGATTAAAGATAAAGGCGAGGTAACAATCGGAACGGAAGGTACATATGCACCCTTCACCTTTCATGATAAATCAGGAAAACTGACGGGCTTTGATGTAGAGATTGCCGAGGAAGTATTCAAGCGTCTGGATATCAAACCGAAATTCGTTGAAACAAAATGGGACGGCATGATCGCCGGTCTTGATTCCAAACGTTACGATATGGTTGCCAATGAAGTAGCCATTCGTCCTGAGCGCCTTGAAAAATACGATATGTCTGAACCTTATATCGTTTCTAAAGCTGTATTGATTGTAAAAGAAGATAACAATGAAATTAAATCACTGAAAGATTTGAAAGGCAAAAAAGTTGGACAGTCACTGGACAGCAACTACCGGAAAATTGCAGAGGAAAATGGCGCAACGAATACTGTGGTTGAAGGCTTCAACCAATCCATCGATTTGATTGCTGCCGGAAGAATCGATGCAACAATCAACGACAGCCTTTCCTACCTCGATTTAAAGAAACAGCGTCCTGAGCTTCCAATCAAGAAAGTGTATGAAGAACAAGAAGCAACAGAAAATGCGTTTCTTTTCCGCAAAGACAGCGGAAAACTGAAAGAAGAGGTCGACAAAGCTTTAGCAGAAATGAAAAAGGACGGCACTTACCTGAAGATCTCTGAAAAATGGTTCGGTACAGATGTCTCCAAGTAA
- a CDS encoding amino acid ABC transporter permease produces the protein MFADERSQRIIGILTESFFPLLKAGIAFTIPLTLITFALGLILAFFVALARMSNIKILTAISGFYVWIFRGTPLLVQLFILFYGLGSVGITLEPFTAAVIGFTLNKGAYSSEIIRAAILSIPKGQWEAAYSINMTRSQAIRRIILPQAVRVSIPPLGNSFISLVKDTSLAATITVTEMFQKSQQIASVYYEPLWMYIEVAFIYLIFSTVLTWLQSKLEHRYERGIAK, from the coding sequence ATGTTTGCCGATGAACGTTCACAGCGGATTATAGGGATTCTGACAGAATCCTTTTTTCCGCTTTTAAAAGCAGGAATTGCCTTTACCATTCCTTTGACTCTTATTACTTTTGCCCTTGGCTTGATTTTGGCATTCTTTGTAGCACTGGCACGAATGTCAAATATCAAAATTCTTACCGCGATATCAGGATTTTACGTGTGGATTTTCAGAGGGACACCGCTTCTCGTTCAGCTGTTTATTTTATTCTACGGGCTTGGCAGTGTTGGCATTACATTAGAACCCTTTACGGCAGCTGTTATCGGCTTCACCTTAAATAAGGGGGCTTACAGTTCGGAAATCATCCGTGCGGCCATTCTTTCTATTCCGAAAGGACAATGGGAAGCGGCCTATTCCATTAATATGACACGCTCACAGGCGATACGGAGAATTATTCTTCCGCAGGCAGTGCGGGTATCTATTCCTCCGCTTGGAAACTCGTTTATCAGTCTTGTAAAAGATACATCTCTCGCTGCCACCATTACCGTTACGGAAATGTTCCAGAAGTCCCAGCAAATCGCATCTGTATATTATGAACCTCTATGGATGTACATTGAAGTCGCGTTTATTTACCTCATCTTCAGTACCGTGCTAACCTGGCTGCAATCCAAACTGGAGCACCGCTATGAACGCGGAATTGCTAAATAA
- a CDS encoding amino acid ABC transporter ATP-binding protein, with product MIKMDKLYKRFGDLEVLKGIDLTIEKGQTAVIIGPSGSGKTTLLRCLNLLEVPDSGTIQLGTETIHFAEKQKLRSNVTAAFRKQTGMVFQNYNLFPHLTAVQNVMEGQVTVKGISKEEARKQALLQLEKVGLLERADMYPHQLSGGQQQRVGIARAMAMDPDVLLFDEPTSALDPELVGEVLKVMKNLANEGMTMVIVTHEMNFARDAADLVIFMDEGVVAEAGSPQAVFDETQNARTLQFLNKVQSNG from the coding sequence ATGATAAAAATGGATAAACTTTATAAACGCTTCGGCGATCTGGAAGTGTTAAAAGGAATTGATCTAACCATTGAAAAAGGACAAACCGCTGTCATCATCGGTCCTTCCGGTTCAGGGAAAACCACGCTTCTCCGCTGCCTGAATCTGCTGGAAGTTCCGGATTCAGGTACCATTCAGCTTGGAACGGAGACCATTCATTTTGCTGAAAAGCAAAAGCTCCGCTCGAACGTGACGGCTGCCTTCAGAAAGCAAACCGGGATGGTTTTTCAAAACTATAACCTTTTCCCCCATCTGACTGCTGTGCAAAACGTGATGGAGGGTCAGGTGACGGTGAAGGGAATTTCGAAAGAAGAAGCACGTAAGCAAGCATTGCTTCAGCTGGAAAAAGTAGGACTGCTGGAGAGAGCAGACATGTACCCTCACCAATTATCAGGGGGGCAGCAGCAGCGTGTAGGGATAGCGAGAGCCATGGCAATGGACCCCGATGTGCTCCTTTTTGATGAACCAACCTCTGCACTTGATCCGGAGCTCGTGGGAGAAGTTCTGAAAGTCATGAAAAACCTGGCCAATGAAGGAATGACCATGGTGATTGTGACGCATGAAATGAATTTTGCGAGAGATGCCGCTGATTTGGTCATCTTTATGGATGAAGGGGTTGTCGCTGAAGCAGGGTCCCCCCAAGCAGTATTTGACGAGACCCAAAACGCACGTACCCTTCAGTTCCTGAATAAAGTTCAGTCGAATGGATAA
- a CDS encoding tetraprenyl-beta-curcumene synthase family protein has product MTIPTTPFSLMKKVYKQVFPHVHHNLREWKRKAEAIPNTELRNQALASINDKSFHCEGGSILSILAGSNMKKCIEFIVAYQTISDYLDNLCDRSTSLDPDDFSMLHQSMPDALTCGAELKNYYFFREDQNDGGYLHDLVSTCQRLLGEMEDYPQIKGTLLELSGYYCDLQVHKHVKEDERVPRLETWFERHRGTLPEMEWYEFSACSGSTLGIFCLVAYGFQNSFDQRLAKQIRDSYFPYVQGLHILLDYLIDQEEDRAGGDLNFCSYYPTEESMMKRLKHFIEKADSSLKGIPHEGFHKLINRGLLGVYLSDQKVTSRKELNKLARTLLRRGGGTSLFFYLNGRAYRTYQKMTAQGT; this is encoded by the coding sequence ATGACAATCCCGACGACTCCTTTTTCGTTAATGAAAAAGGTTTATAAACAAGTATTTCCCCATGTACACCACAATTTGAGGGAGTGGAAGAGGAAAGCCGAAGCCATCCCGAACACAGAATTAAGGAACCAGGCGCTTGCAAGCATCAATGATAAATCCTTCCATTGTGAGGGAGGCAGTATTCTTTCGATTCTGGCCGGATCGAATATGAAAAAGTGCATTGAGTTTATTGTGGCCTATCAGACCATAAGTGATTATTTGGACAATTTGTGCGACCGGAGCACGTCGCTTGATCCGGATGATTTCAGCATGCTCCATCAATCCATGCCGGACGCCCTCACATGCGGGGCTGAATTGAAAAATTACTATTTCTTCCGTGAGGATCAGAATGACGGCGGCTATTTGCATGATCTTGTATCCACCTGCCAACGACTCCTTGGCGAAATGGAAGATTACCCTCAGATCAAAGGGACCCTGCTTGAACTGTCAGGCTATTACTGCGATCTTCAGGTTCACAAGCATGTTAAGGAAGATGAGCGGGTTCCACGTCTTGAAACATGGTTTGAACGGCATCGGGGCACCCTGCCTGAAATGGAATGGTACGAGTTTTCTGCATGCAGCGGTTCGACACTCGGAATCTTTTGTCTCGTTGCCTATGGATTCCAGAATTCATTCGATCAGAGACTGGCGAAACAAATCAGGGACAGCTATTTCCCATATGTACAGGGGCTACATATCCTCCTGGACTACTTAATTGACCAGGAAGAAGACCGCGCCGGAGGGGATTTGAACTTTTGCAGCTACTATCCGACAGAAGAAAGCATGATGAAGCGTCTAAAGCATTTCATCGAAAAAGCGGACAGCAGCCTGAAGGGAATTCCCCACGAAGGCTTTCACAAGCTAATCAACAGAGGACTTCTTGGCGTATATTTGTCCGATCAAAAAGTGACATCAAGGAAAGAACTGAACAAACTTGCCCGCACGCTTTTAAGAAGAGGAGGAGGAACATCGCTTTTCTTCTATTTGAACGGCAGGGCGTATCGGACCTATCAAAAAATGACGGCCCAGGGCACATAA
- a CDS encoding alpha/beta hydrolase — protein sequence MWKWEAERPKGVIVMVHGAAEHHRRYKWLIEMWRCAGYHVIMGDLPGQGTSTRRRGHIQSFSEYITELNRWLTEADKYDLPLFLLGHSMGGLIAIRALQEKEHNLAGVILSSPCLGLIHKPNAALDAVSRGLNIVTPALLLKSNLSIEMATRNKSVIEIDENDSLYVTKVSIRWYRELIHAVHQANDKQHTFPDVPLLVMQGGDDKIVDKTAVKSWFNRLDSSEKSYKEWKGFYHEIFNEPERDQVFKMALAFAEYHLPDLPAENWSEST from the coding sequence ATGTGGAAATGGGAAGCAGAACGGCCAAAAGGAGTCATCGTCATGGTTCATGGCGCTGCTGAGCATCACAGACGCTATAAATGGCTGATTGAAATGTGGAGATGTGCGGGATATCACGTCATAATGGGAGATCTTCCCGGACAGGGAACCTCAACAAGAAGAAGAGGGCATATCCAGTCCTTTAGTGAATACATAACGGAATTGAACAGGTGGCTGACAGAAGCGGATAAATATGATTTGCCGCTTTTCCTCCTCGGACACAGCATGGGGGGCCTGATTGCCATCAGAGCGCTTCAGGAAAAAGAACATAATCTGGCAGGTGTCATTCTCTCATCGCCGTGTCTTGGCTTAATTCACAAACCGAACGCGGCATTGGATGCCGTATCAAGAGGATTAAATATCGTAACGCCCGCGCTTCTGTTAAAATCGAATTTAAGCATTGAAATGGCGACACGGAACAAGTCTGTCATTGAGATTGATGAAAATGACTCCTTGTATGTAACCAAAGTATCGATACGCTGGTACAGGGAACTTATTCATGCTGTACACCAGGCAAATGATAAGCAGCATACATTTCCTGATGTCCCCCTCCTTGTCATGCAGGGCGGGGATGATAAAATAGTGGATAAGACGGCAGTTAAATCATGGTTTAATCGCCTCGATTCATCTGAAAAATCGTATAAAGAGTGGAAGGGATTCTACCATGAAATCTTTAATGAGCCTGAAAGGGACCAGGTATTTAAGATGGCGCTCGCTTTTGCCGAATACCACCTTCCGGACCTTCCTGCAGAAAATTGGAGTGAATCGACATGA
- a CDS encoding gamma carbonic anhydrase family protein: MIYSYKQFTPDISETAFIADYVTISGDVKIGEESSIWFNTVIRGDVSPTIIGKRVNVQDQCCLHQSPNRPLIIEDDVTIGHQVILHSSIIRKNALIGMGSLILDGAEIGEGAFIGAGSLVPPGKKIPPHSLAFGRPAKVIRPLNEEDVKDMARIRREYTEKAQIYKQSSPIK, encoded by the coding sequence ATGATCTATTCATACAAACAATTCACTCCAGATATTTCTGAAACAGCTTTTATTGCAGATTATGTAACGATTTCCGGCGATGTGAAAATCGGTGAAGAATCAAGTATATGGTTTAACACGGTTATCCGGGGCGATGTTTCACCAACCATTATTGGAAAACGGGTAAACGTTCAGGACCAGTGCTGCCTCCATCAAAGCCCGAACCGTCCGCTCATTATTGAGGATGATGTCACTATTGGACATCAGGTCATTCTCCACAGCTCTATTATTCGCAAGAACGCGCTGATCGGGATGGGCTCCCTTATCCTCGACGGAGCTGAAATTGGCGAAGGGGCTTTTATCGGTGCGGGCAGCCTCGTTCCTCCGGGAAAAAAGATTCCCCCGCATTCCCTTGCATTCGGCAGACCGGCGAAGGTCATAAGGCCCCTCAATGAAGAAGATGTGAAGGACATGGCGCGTATCCGCAGAGAATACACGGAAAAAGCGCAAATTTACAAACAGTCATCTCCAATAAAATAG
- a CDS encoding phosphatase PAP2 family protein, with product MKTKLIANMYDFECRIFRSVNRHFDRKLLNMYFRNITHAGGASFTILVCIAMFFFTHGPVKWVALASAASLAISHIPVAIVKKMYPRKRPYISLLETKVPANPLEDHSFPSGHTTAIFSVIIPFLLFMPSLSVILIPLGISVGLSRIYLGLHYPSDVLAGCLLGTSTSIMTFMMVSKWLPNLLHFS from the coding sequence ATGAAAACGAAACTGATTGCAAACATGTACGATTTCGAATGCAGAATCTTCCGCAGCGTCAACAGACACTTCGACCGGAAATTACTCAACATGTACTTCCGCAATATTACACATGCCGGCGGCGCATCTTTTACCATCCTCGTGTGTATAGCCATGTTTTTCTTTACGCACGGCCCTGTCAAATGGGTGGCGCTTGCCAGTGCTGCTTCACTTGCCATCAGCCATATTCCCGTTGCCATTGTCAAAAAAATGTATCCAAGGAAGCGCCCGTATATTTCCCTGCTGGAAACAAAAGTACCCGCCAATCCGCTGGAAGATCATTCATTTCCTTCGGGCCATACGACAGCCATATTTTCTGTTATTATTCCATTTTTACTTTTCATGCCAAGTCTCTCCGTGATTCTGATTCCTTTGGGTATAAGTGTGGGTCTTTCCCGTATCTATCTTGGTCTTCATTATCCTTCTGATGTGCTCGCCGGCTGTCTGCTCGGCACATCGACAAGCATCATGACGTTCATGATG